The Malus domestica chromosome 10, GDT2T_hap1 nucleotide sequence TCAATACAAGTAATTCTCATTACATACAGCTTTTTTAGATAACAACTTTGGATTTAGGTTTCTTTATGAAAAAGGAACCAAAGAGTTTGTCCACACATACAGTTTATTAGCTCAAAAGAAATACTACCATGCTTGCTTAAATAACATTACTTGGACCGAAAACATCCACACTGATACATATCGAAGCATCCCAAAGATCTAAGGAAACCCCTTCTAGCAATTATTTTGATGTTGTTTGTGAAATCAACACATGGATGCAGAAATAGACACATTCAATTCCCCTAATCAACTAGGAGTGAACCCAATGAAATATGACTCATTATAATGAGTCGTGTCAAATCGGGGAACCTCTAAAATATCAGTAACACGAGATGATTAATAGGACAACAggaaatcaagaaacaaatgcAACACCAGATTGAACACAAGATTTTAAAGGCTAACTATTTTGAAATCTCACTAATCCTGGCAGCATTCATTATTGCAAAATCATCAAGGATGCTACAGAAGAGACGCAAGCAGCCGAAATCGACACAAACACCCCAAAACATGTATCTCAAACAGAACCGAGTAACAAATTTACATAACATACAAGAAAAGAAACGAAAACATTGCGGACACTAAGAAAATGTTGGAAAACaatagaaaccaaaatcccGTGAGTTTCATAGTTTCCAATTTCTAGGTTTACAATCGATACAAAACCAAATCCATTTCCTTTACCAAAAAATGGCCAAATTTGTTCCATCACAAACTACAGCAAGCACATAACAAACGCAAAAGATTCAATCTTTTCTAAGTTTTCCTACCAACCAAgcaaaattaaacccaaaaccaCAGGGAATGAAAGAAATTAACCTCCAAAACTCCTCGACGGTAGTGAAGGTGTAGATCGGGCGGATGGAGCTGCCCCAATCCTCCTGCTTGGACTTGGCGGGCTTTGCGGCAGGGCTATCGAACCAGAAGGTCCATGAGTGCTCCAGGGCGTGAGACTGCGGCGCAATTCCCTTCGAAGGCTTCGACGACTCCGAGTCTTGGTCCCCGACGATCTCTCCTTCTTCGGGCTCGTCGTCATCCTCCCTCGGCTTAGCGTTCGCCTCGGTCTTGGCCTGATCTTCTGTAGCTGAAGTCTTGGGTGCGTCTTCGACCACCATTGTTAGGGTTTGCGGAGGAGTTTCTTGCTGTCTCTTCTTTCCCGGCGTTTCTTTTGTGCCAAATGTGAAACGGTTGCGTTTTATTGTTAGAGTGATGCTAGGGCGACGTGGAAGTAGTTAAAGATTGAATTATATTTATACACtttctgatactattcattatacttttaaaaataattcttcattaaaaggaaaaaaaatttaaacttttcgttagtttttcttattaattaaaagttaattaatgtaaattaaattataatttaagcgtgtttaatttttattgataataCATTacttagtttacaaatttagtctattTAATATTATCTGAACATTcgatatatttttcttatcttatatctatgttttgttttgtgacTAAATTTTAATGGTTAACACGTGTTCGATAATTAGATGATCTGCAGCTCGgttttctttccaaatttctTCTAGAACTAATTTCGTGTACTTTCTTTCCGTCTCCGCGTTTctgtttatttatatttcttaattttttttaatttaattaaaaaataattaggtttgaaataaaattatacACAATTTGGACTACCGTCCCACTAGGTCCGTCGAGCCGAGGACACATGGCAGACAGTTGTGGAACCAGAAATTTACCACATTAGAACCATAAAATAGAAGCTTCCAAAAATTGATCATTTGTTTACTTGTACTTGccaatttataatttttctgtaaaaatttcattccaaatcaattaatcaatacaaaaaacctaaaaaccccAATAAACCCCAAGATGAGAAAACTACTATATGGTTGGAGTTCCGTGATACAACCAAGTGCGATGAAGGGTGCATGATCaaacttgaaaacaaaagaagctTTGAATTAAGAGATATGAAGCCTGGATAAAAAAGGCGTTTGCGTATTTGATAAATCTTCAGCTTGTTTTGAGAATTAGTGTGCAAAACTTTTCATCTAAATGAAACAGAACAAAACTATCGCATAGGCGTAAAACGAAAATGCAAAGGGGGAATATAACATTATTGGGTCAACAGCAGCCACTACCCCATATTGGCTCCGGCACTGCCGAGGGGGGGTGCGCTGGAACTTCTTTGGTCATCCGAACCTAAGAATTTCTCCGAGGCCTAAGAGTTTCTCAGAGTCGTCACAGCCATCATAGTTCAGAGTTAAATATTATAcaactatatatattatatacttgtATTCAGTCAACATGTCCACTGCAGGAAAATTATTTACAACggtctctcttccctctcaaaCACTCATACAACACAACGAACTGAGTCATATCGGACTCGTCCATCGTACTACATTCACATCTTAAACTGATAATTTGAAGTCAAAGTTTAAAATCTGTAATTGTAAACATACGACGCCGGAAGAGAGCAAACATTGGTCAGAAGTTACTCTGCAAGCTAGCATAGATTGCTGTTGTTGCAGTTGGAAAGCATTAAGCACTACCAAGAACAGTACTACACACATCAGGCTATGTATTTATTCTTGGCACCTCTCCCAAGTCTAATCGCATCCTCCTGCAAAAACCGGAGCGCATAgggtattatttatttatgaggCCTCCAACTTAACAGGAAACTGAATAGAATAACGAACAATATATGTAAGAAACAACATCCTTACATGAAATATGAACCCAATAGTTTCATTGTAGTCCAGAAACCCCTTCCATTGTTTCCCAATGCTCACCTGCAGCAAGAAAGTGGATGTGAGACATCATTGCAACTTTCTTTACTAGAATGCAACTCACTGCTATAAATACAAATAAGTGCATGTAATTTGACTGCGCCATATTCTCAAAGAAAGGCCTGTTTCCACCCTTCGGTGTTTGGACCAGGTGACAAGTCTGGCTCAACAAATTTAAGTTATGTACAAAATGGATTCCCATAAACTGTTTGGCCCTAGTGGCCAAGTAGCTACCTTCTGGCTTTATTGAAAGAGACCTTCTATATGATTAAAGAGGAGAGCAGTTGAATCGCTAAGGGTCTTGACAGATTTAGGGACAGGGAAATTGATCAACTTAACGAATAAGTCTTTCTTTCTTCCTAAATAAACAAGAAATCTTTCCTTCCGCTAAAGCAACAATCCCAAAATGTGATGCTGTGAAAATTCTATCTAATGATACAaaacttttaaaattttcaactttCATGTATGTAACGTGCCTTCGTGCAATACACACCATACAGGGAGTCAAGCAGCAATTACCTGAGCAGCTTCATTTGTTGCATTCTTGGTCCAAAGAGTTATTTTTTCTAGGCTTTTTCTGACACTGACAACTGCTCCACAGATTTCATCTCCATGATCAAACTGTTCTCCTATCATTGCTAGCAACTAGTACCAGAAAATACAAAACAATAAGaggccacacacacacacacacatatatatatatcaatttacCCACCCTCAAATACCACTTTCAGTTTAGACCATACCGTATACAACCAAGAGGTATCAGATTTCCCTTTAGGATAGGTGACAGTCCACTTTCCTCCATTAGCACACACAGGATCCTCCCACTTTGGCTCAATTTTGTATTTGAAACAATGGAAATCCGTCCCCGCATTGAACTTGCTAGGATGACCTATTTTGTTGTAAATGCTGAATGCAAAACAGATATGATAAGCAAATTTGAGTCACTATCAAGAAAAGATGAAGAGCGGCAGACAGCAAGCACAACTGCTGGATAATTCGTGCAGTTCCATGCAAGTAATTCTCATTACATACAGTTTTTTTAGATAACAACTTTGGATTTAGGTTTCTTTATGAAAAAGGAACTAAGGAGTTTGTCCACACATACAGTTTATTAGCTCAAAAGAAATACTACCATGCTTGCTTAAATAACATTACTTGGACCGAAAACATCCACACTGATACATATCGAAGCATCCCAAAGATCTAAGGAAACCCCTTCTAGCAATTATTTTGATGTTGTTTGTGAAATCAACACATGGATGTAGAAAATGTTGGTAAACAATAGAAACCAAAATCTCGAACTTTAACTATGGAGAATGCAAATCATCACTCTAAATCACAGGGCAGTCCCGTGAGTTCCATAGTTTCCAATTTCTAGGTTTGCAATCGATACAAAACCAAATCCATTTCCTTTACCAAAAACTGACCAAATTTGTTCTATCACAAACTACAGCAAGCACGTAACAAACTCAAAAGATTCAATCTTTTCTCAGTTTTCCTaccaaccaaacaaaattaaacccaaaaccaCAGGAAATGAAAGAAATTAACCTCCAGAACTCCTCGACGGTAGTGAAGGTGTAGATCGGGCGGATGGAGCTGCCCCAATCCTCCTGCTTGGACTTGACGGACTTTGCGGCAGCGCTTTTTAACCAGAAGGTCCAGGAGTGCTCCAGGGCGTGAGACTGCGGCGCAATTCCCTTCGAAGGCTTCGACGACGCCGAGTCTTGGTCGCCAACGATTTCTCCTTCTTCGGGCTCGTCGTCCTCCTCCCTCGGCTTAGCGTTCGCCTCGGTCTTGGCCTGATCTTCTGATGCTGAAGTCTTGGGTGCATCTTCGACCACCATTGTTACGGTTTGCGGAGGAGTTTCTTGCTCTCTTTTCTTTCCCGGCGTTTCTTTTGTGCCCAATGTGAAACAGTTGCCTTTTTTGGTTAGGGCAATGCTAGGGTGACATGAAAGTTGTTTCACTaattaagtgttaattaatgtaatttgattattatttaagtgttaattaacgtatttattttttattcgtCATATATTATtcaatttgtaaatttaatttacaaatttagtctatcTGATTAACATGGGTATATTTCTCTTATCTTATATTTATGTTTCGTCGCGTGGCTAAGTTTTCGCAGTTAACACATGTTCGATAGTCAGATGATCTGCAGCTCagttttctttccaaaattctTCCAGAACTGATTCCGTTACTTTATTTACCTCTACACATTTctgtttatttatatttcttaatttttttatatttaattcaaaaataattaggtttgtaataaaattgttcACAATCTGAGCCGGACACAAGTCGGACAGTTGTAGAGCCAAAAACCATAAAATAGAAGCTTccaaaaattcattccaaatcatcaatcaatacaaaaaccctaaaaacctCAATAAATTGATGAGAAAAATACTATATGATTGGAATTCCGTGATACAACCAAGTGTGATGAAGGGTGCATGATTGAACTTGAACACataataagttttgaattaggAGATATGAAGTTTGAGTGGAAAATATGTTTGCGTATTTGATAAGTATTCAGCTTGTTTGAGAATTACTCtgctacaattttcttttcaatgaaACAGAACAGAACCAATGCATATTATCGGGCCAATACTACCAGCTAGGGCACTGCAGAGGGCGGGCGCGGCGGCCTGGGGGGTGGGGGAGG carries:
- the LOC103412406 gene encoding eukaryotic translation initiation factor 4E-1-like gives rise to the protein MVVEDAPKTSASEDQAKTEANAKPREEDDEPEEGEIVGDQDSASSKPSKGIAPQSHALEHSWTFWLKSAAAKSVKSKQEDWGSSIRPIYTFTTVEEFWSIYNKIGHPSKFNAGTDFHCFKYKIEPKWEDPVCANGGKWTVTYPKGKSDTSWLYTLLAMIGEQFDHGDEICGAVVSVRKSLEKITLWTKNATNEAAQVSIGKQWKGFLDYNETIGFIFHEDAIRLGRGAKNKYIA